In Opitutaceae bacterium TAV5, one genomic interval encodes:
- a CDS encoding transcriptional regulator, whose product MTAKKIQDKIKILKSFAGSQAKLAEIAGVAQPLVSAWINGQREVQDEAISALAEFFEIPVGMLTNDAEELVIKIDVREKMILLRKRAQSKADKLITVCDLISLLKGFPRNAPITFGPHPCGLEFSQVEMQGRYANFQFNQSIIRDPLSGEWIIEDTDGGKAASEYVRHRRSLARGKKNPIGKEVSK is encoded by the coding sequence ATGACTGCTAAAAAAATTCAAGATAAAATCAAAATCCTAAAATCTTTTGCGGGAAGTCAGGCAAAGTTGGCCGAAATCGCTGGTGTCGCTCAGCCGCTCGTCTCTGCGTGGATAAATGGGCAGCGCGAAGTTCAGGACGAAGCAATCAGCGCACTCGCCGAATTCTTTGAAATTCCCGTCGGCATGTTGACCAACGACGCCGAGGAGTTGGTCATCAAAATAGATGTAAGGGAAAAAATGATACTGCTAAGGAAGCGTGCCCAAAGCAAGGCTGATAAGCTAATCACCGTTTGTGACCTAATTTCACTCCTGAAAGGATTCCCTCGAAACGCTCCCATTACCTTCGGGCCGCACCCCTGTGGGCTTGAGTTTAGTCAAGTAGAAATGCAAGGCCGCTATGCGAATTTTCAGTTCAACCAATCCATAATTCGAGACCCATTATCAGGGGAGTGGATCATTGAAGATACGGATGGCGGCAAGGCGGCCAGCGAATACGTGAGGCACAGGAGGTCTTTGGCCAGGGGGAAAAAGAATCCGATTGGTAAGGAGGTGTCGAAATGA